In Papaver somniferum cultivar HN1 chromosome 1, ASM357369v1, whole genome shotgun sequence, a genomic segment contains:
- the LOC113337754 gene encoding purine permease 3-like — MDIELASTNAGSATNYNHGAGNHHSNLVVPNDSTGEDDLQKSINPITQKIVRNWKLILFCFFTAFGYIGGPMLQRLYFTQGGGRKWLSSMLQTVGFPVLVAPLSYIYMKKVNGPSYDSSWVFIMEPKLFMYSAILGVALGLDNYMYSAGLFYLPVSTSSLLFSTQLAFTAIFAFIIVRQKFTFCSFNSVVLMTLGAVVLALNTSSDTPPGTTQQQYYLGFFLTLAGAALAGLIMPLVELAYGKSSKPITYSVVMQFQFVLSLFATLVSIIGMAINKDFQVIQREGRNFGLGQVKYYLLLIAVAVAWQIASAGFLGIIYCTSSLFSGIFTTCLLPFTQVAASIAFHEKFTGQKGMSLALCLWGFASYFVGEHKKTKKPHPIVYDKEKSELTDNNDTKEGGKQYNVTQ; from the exons ATGGATATAGAACTAGCCTCCACTAATGCGGGATCAGCAACAAATTATAACCACGGAGCAGGAAATCATCATAGCAACCTAGTAGTACCAAATGATAGTACTGGTGAAGATGATCTTCAAAAATCAATCAACCCCATTACTCAAAAAATAGTGAGAAATTGGAAACTCATATTATTCTGTTTCTTTACTGCTTTTGGTTACATAGGAGGACCCATGTTACAAAGACTGTACTTCACTCAAGGCGGAGGCCGTAAATGGCTGTCGAGTATGTTACAAACCGTTGGGTTTCCGGTGTTAGTAGCTCCACTTTCTTATATTTATATGAAGAAAGTAAATGGTCCATCATATGATTCTTCATGGGTTTTCATAATGGAACCAAAACTATTCATGTATAGTGCAATACTTGGAGTTGCTCTAGGATTGGATAACTATATGTACTCAGCTGGTCTCTTTTATCTTCCCGTCTCAACTTCATCACTCTTGTTTTCTACCCAACTTGCTTTTACAGCTATATTTGCCTTCATAATTGTGAGGCAGAAATTCACATTTTGTTCATTCAATTCAGTAGTTCTCATGACTCTTGGAGCTGTTGTTTTGGCATTGAATACTAGTAGTGATACACCTCCTGGTACTACTCAACAACAATATTACCTTGGATTCTTTTTAACTCTTGCAGGTGCTGCTTTAGCAGGACTCATTATGCCTTTGGTTGAACTTGCTTACGGGAAAAGTAGTAAGCCTATCACTTATTCTGTTGTCATGCAGTTTCAGTTTGTTTTGAGCCTATTTGCTACTCTTGTTAGCATAATTGGGATGGCCATCAACAAGGATTTTCAG GTTATTCAAAGAGAAGGAAGAAATTTTGGTTTGGGCCAAGTGAAATATTATTTGCTATTAATTGCAGTTGCAGTTGCTTGGCAAATCGCCTCCGCAGGATTTTTGGGAATCATCTACTGTACATCATCTCTCTTCTCTGGAATTTTTACTACATGTTTACTCCCATTCACTCAGGTTGCTGCATCGATTGCTTTCCACGAGAAATTTACGGGTCAAAAAGGAATGTCACTTGCATTATGTTTGTGGGGTTTCGCTTCTTACTTCGTAGGGGAACACAAGAAAACCAAGAAGCCTCACCCCATTGTTTATGATAAAGAGAAATCAGAACTTACAGATAATAATGATACTAAGGAAGGAGGAAAGCAATATAACGTAACACAATAA